The Lathyrus oleraceus cultivar Zhongwan6 chromosome 5, CAAS_Psat_ZW6_1.0, whole genome shotgun sequence genome includes the window TGAGGGATATTTTGGCTCAAATAGTTGCAAGCCATGTTTCTGCCATAAAGAAGGATCATCAGAAAAAACTCACTGCTATAGCTTCCGGTAAAATCGAAATCATCAGAAAAGTAGGCTTACATATGTGTGGCATTTGGAGGTAATTCGTATGGTATTTCACCCATTATGCTGTTGGAACTGATATCACTAAAAAACCAGAACGGAATTAAAGTTAACCAATCAGAATGGGAAGTAAATCATATCTTGACAATATAGTAAACCAACCATCCCGATAAGAGCTTCAAACATAAAACGACTTACAATATCTTCAAATTTTGTAGATTATACAGCGAGGATCCAAGATATCCGGTAAGGTTCAATCCTTGAATTTTGCTGCAGGAGGACCGACAGGGCAAGTATAAGGTTTCTTAGTTGCATTATGGGGGATAGTGATATTATCTAACCAgaaaaaatcataatttttgaaGTGATATAGTATAGTTAGAGCCTAGGTGCATTTGAAGTGGTATATCATTTACGATCACTATTTAAAATCTTGATTATCAGTAGAATATGTGCATTTACAGATGTATAACTGAGGAGTCAGAACAAGCTACTCCTGTCCAATACTCCTCACAAGGATCACCACCGTTCCATCCGTGTAGCCCTTGAGGGTTGTTTAAGCTCCTGTATAGATCCTGGAGGGCTGTAACTGTTTATAAAAGAATTGCAAATAATATTTAGTTTAGTTAGAGCATAAAAATGATATATATGCTTCAAGTGTGATCTATAACAAAATTAGTTCAATTTAATTTGAAGTGAAGCATGGAATTTTTTGTTTTTCTCAGGTTCAAATCTAACCCTCATAAATACATGAATTTTCTAAATCAACCACATCTTCAATTTATCTCTATATCAATTTAGCATTACTGACAAAATCAGCTACTTGCTTGCCTACATTAGCACGGACACCGGAAACACGACACTGACACGTCGATGTCAATAGTAATTTGAAAAGATAAATAAATTAAACATAATAACAAGTATCAGTGTCGATTTTACACACACTGAAACAAACACACATTTTTTTAGACGTGTCGGTGCTACATATCTAAATAATCCTAATAGGATATTGTTCTTCAATGTTATCTTGAAAGTGGATTTAACTCAAAGATATCGCAAAACCTAGTTCTGAATTGCAGCCACAATAAAAAGTTTTAGAAATCCTCTGCAATTTCGGCCGTATTTTTCTGCATTTCCGCAATATCAAGGTTTACTGAACAACTGCAACCGATTGCAATTTAGAAATCATGAAGCAAAGCTATATTTCAGTTGATTTTGCATGCACACACCATATCTATTTTGAAAGCAACTAACTATCCAAACGCAAATCTATGGAAAAAAAGAAATAGTTACCGTCAAATGGATTGGTGAATGCGAAGCCGTAAGAAATCAAAGTTGCTGAGAACACAAGGAAGACGAGATTCACGTAACGAATCATtttcttctttgttttcttgTTGTATACTTGATTGAAACTCTTGTTTTCTCTCAATTTTCCTCAAAAACGAAACTGAATCGAATAGAATCGATGAAGACCAAGAGTTCGAAGGAAGCATGTTTATGAAGCGAGCCTGCACAGGATAAGAATCATACATATAATGGGGGAAAGGGTTAGGGTTTAGGGGAAGAATCTTTCACACAGGATAAACAAGCTCTGATTGAGGGTTGGAAGAAGGGGGAGTGGATTTGGGAGAAAGAGAAGCAAGCTCTGATTGAGGGTTTGGGAGAAGAATGTAGGATTTTTAGGATTTGGGAGGGAATAACTTTTTTTTCGTGACATGGAGGGAATAAAGActttagaaagcgcttttggttttaatttttttttttaatttaaagactttagacagcgctttatcaaaagcgctgactaagatctatatttaaaagcgctttctaaaagcgctgtctaagggggggtcttagacagcgcttttagaaagcgctgtctaagaccccccttagacagcgctttcattatttttttggaacagtttccgtgttttattttaattttaaccttagacagcgctttcttttaaaagcgctgtctaagatgtgctgttaaaagtcatttttgaCGTAGTGATTTCAAATAACAAATTTCAAATATAATTTAAATACTCTCTCATCATTGACTTGAACATTAGAGTACTAACATTACACATACATCCGCTCCACCACATCAGAAACTCAGATATCACAACTTCCGTGACTATACATTTTTGGTTCGGTATGAAATAAGTTAATATACCGACAAGTGTGACTTTTAATACTCTCAAGGGACACTTTCATGTGAAGATGAATAATAAACATAATATCACAAACAAGGAAATCATATAAAATCTGTAACTATTTCACATAAGTTAATTACACATTACACATTACACATCACATAAAACAAATAAAGCAAACCACACATCAAAGTGTTTCTCAACAACCTCAAAAAGCAAAACTTTAATGATTCCTAGAGTATAATATCCCCCTAGTGATTAGCAGCATATTGATTAATAAGTGCAAGAGCATTACTAGTAACTTTAGCAACATCCACCATTCTAGATCTAATGGAGGTTTTGATTCTTCCATCAAGTGCTTTTCCACCAAACCCATCACTACAAGTGCTTCCATCAGTCAAAGCTGAGCTAACCCATGTCTCAACATTACTTATATGCCAATTGAAATCTTGACCGTTGATCTTGCAAAGTTTAAGCTCGTTCAATGAACTGCCAAGCCTATCAACACCATCACTAATTACTTCAACACAATCATGAATTGCAGCATATACTCTTGGTTTAAGATTCTTAAAATATTTGCACTTTCTTACAAAGGCTTTCGTGGTTTGAGTTCTGTTGAGACTAAGTGATAAAGCTGTTTGGACTAATTGGTGTGGATCTTGTTGGATTTTTGATGCATAGACAGAGAGAGATTCAACACAAAGTGTTGGATATTGTGTTGTGCTACATGAGGATTTGATGAAGTTTGTTGGTGTTGATGTTGCTATAGAGACAAGAGTTATTAGAAGGAAAAGAAGGGAAACCATGGTTGCCATGtttggagagagagagagagagagagagagagagagagagagagagagagagagagaggttaTTGTTTTGTGGTTGGTTGTGATTTGTAAGAATGAATAAGGATCTAGATATTATATAGAGAGATATAGTTGAGGGTTGTGGTTTGTTCTATTCATAGGATCTGGTTTTGTCGATGTTCTTTTGTTACAAACATTGTAAGTCGGCAATCAAataagtttttttttatatttaaaaacCAAGTTGTCGACATACTAGTATCTTCTTGTGATTGTTAAAATCTCCAATAATGCAattgattatttttttatttaagtttttgtgatgttAGGGTCCACGTAGGAAAAATCTGAGGAACATTATTGGATTTTGGGAAGAAAAATATGGGAATGCTTTTATTACTTACAAATCATGTAGTGACATGTAGTATTGTTCCCTGATGTTGTGTCTGATTAATGATGTAAATCAGAATCAGTTTTGGTTGTAGTATTGATTGAGGGTTCTGTGCATTCGTTTCATGTGTCAAAATATTTGTGTATACTAACGGATTAGGATTAGATCATCTCAGATGTCCACTCATGGGGAGAGAGAGTGTGTGATTTAGAGAGGCTTGAAGATTTATCTTCAACATCtcttttcttttctttatttATGTATTGTAAGGTTATATTGTTTTCTCGCGGAACAACCATTGATAGTGTATGTGTCCGtaataatttaaaatattcaAATTTCATAAATTATTATACATTTGAATTCGATCGGAGATGTATTTTCGTAAATATTTTGAAGATATATTTCCGTAACGTCTCAAAACTTGGTTTTTcatattatattttatttttttgtattCAAATGAAGATATAAACCATTTCATATAATCGAAAATAAAAAATCTACGTACATAATTCCAGATGGTCCAAAAATGTCATACATAAATAAAATaccaataaatataaaaaatatcATACAATCGAGACAAATAAAGTAGTAAGATCGTCAAAATAAAATACAGATCATAGTACTACACTATATACTAACACACTATTGTGTATGTCTAACTACCTCTCATCTGCCTCGTCTACCTCCTCGACCATCAATCCCCCATCCCCTGACGTTGTCTCTGGTACAACAATGCCCTTCATGCCTCTGTCATGATGGCATCTAGGACCTTCCTTACACCAAACCCATCAGGGAAGAGACATGCGTCAATGTCTTCCTACGCAATCTCCACTATGTAATGGCACCTAGGCAAGACATCTTCAACATGATCTAGCTGTGTCTGCTACTCCTCTAGTATCTCCTGATGAACTGGTCTCGATGGATCTCTTGGAGTAGCATGAACCATGTACAAatgtgacaccctgaagaacCATATGATGTACCCTTCGACGTAGTTCCAATCACTCTCAGCGATGGTAGCCCGTGCCTCTTCCGATACTGGATGACTCTCATAATCATCCAACATGTCCTTTATATGTCTATGTGTCAAGGCAGGAGGAGAAGAGACAACATGATGTCTGAGAATGGTCTGAGTGTAGCCGAACTTCCGCATGACACGCTCGGGCAGATGAGGAGCAATGAGACCCGATTAACATGTCAATCATCCAGAGTATAGCATTATCTCGTAAAATGGTCGCGTCTCACAGTGATCAACATAATTGTTGAAGTGCATGTCCTCAATAATCAGACGATCAAGATAGACTCTATAAGGATCGGTCGCCAGGTTCCTTCTAAAATTTGTCAAAAATAATCATTGTCAGaaatttttcaattaaaattaaCGTTAAAAACATAATGAATCCAACTAATCCTACCTCTCAGTCTCAGATATGTCTGACAATATGGTCTGAATACATATACAATAATGACAAATCAAATGGGCCTCCTCCAAATGCCTCTAGCTCAGCACGCGCAGCAGCCTCACCCTCAGGAGGTGGCACTAGATCAACAACATCAATGGTAGGAGGGTGGACTGGATCAACATCATTTATAGTAGGAGGTGACATTGGATCAGCAACATCCTAggggaagaagaagatgaagtggaatgAGGAGAAGCACGAGCCCAAGAAATGGATGACTTTGCCTGACCAGAGGGACCAAGAGCCTCCGGAACCTACTTACTTTTCGCCTGCCACGCAGATGTGTGATGATCAACCCTCATGTGCCCTAATTTATCATGTCTATACGCCATTATGATTGTAAGTTAAAGTAAGGTAAACCATTAGTCCGGGAAAACAACACAAGCAAGAAAatcaaacaaaaaaaattgcagaaaattccggagatgcatcttgGTAACCTAGTAATCTAAAACGCTGAAAaattctagagatgcatctccgaaatttCCTGCAACTCAGAAGTTACATCAATTGTGTCAATGTACCCCATGCAATGTTAAAAAAACTTATTTTGATCATAATTTTCAGCCAACAAACATCTAATACAATATGTCTAAACCATCTTAAATTTTATTTCTACTCATTTCTAACTCTAATAATTGATTTCTACTCATTTACACAAAAACTCAAAAATTTATCGAAAATTTAAAAAGTTGATGTTTCAGATGTTGTTTCTGATGTTAGAGATGATGATTGAGTTTTAAGTTGGTGCAGAGAAAAATCTGAGAGAGTGTTGAAGAAGTGTTTTAAGTAAAATATGAAGTGATGAAGCAGAAGGGTCTGACGCGATTTAACCTCCAAAATgttatggagatgcatctcctAAATCTAGGGGCATTCATGTATTTTTGTGTGGTGCGTAAGAAGCATATGGGGTGCATTAAAAAATTGCCCATTTATAAGGTAAATAAGATTGGGCCTTCCTAGGCCTTTAGTCTAGGCCAGAACAATTGTCCCCAAACTTACGATGTCGATAGGCGTATGATGTATTCAAAATTGGGTCAGGCGACTCCATTCCCATATTCTTGCAAGGAGAAGTGGAAAAGTTCTGGCAACATCCTCATTAAATGCTTATCTAATCATTGAAACATTTTGTTGAAAACCTTACGCCTGGATCTAGGTGAACATGTTAAGGAATGACGCATCTATCTACACTATTCGAGTGCACTTAAGTGCATTTATTTCCCCGAGGAGGCATTTTGGGTTGTCGGATCATTGTTCTGACATTATCCCACAATTTTGTAATATTTTCCCTCTCTTTATATAAACTTCCTTTTGGGTTTCTTTAGAAATTTTTggtttccttcttcttctttctaCCACTCTTGTGCTTTTCTTCTTCATTACCCCTAGGTGATTCTTGCTTCCATTTGCTTCTCTGCCTGCTTGAGTCTTTGCATTGTCATTTTTCCTTTCTCAAACAATTTCCTTCGCTCCATATCCTTCCTTCAGGTACCATTTATTTTTGGCCCTTCTTCTCTTTTCGTTGTTTTGTTATGGATGACCCATGGGTTTTCCATTGAATATAAATGGAGACTGTGGGAGGGATTCTGCCATATCGTCTTCTTATGGGAACCCTAACATTCCAGATAAGAAGCAACTAAAAGTTAATGGTCTCATTCCTAATTTGGCCATTCTTAGCGATAGTTTAGGATTGAGGGATGTTCTGTTGAGAGTGGAGGCGGCCCTCTTAGTCCTTCTGATGAGAATGAGGAGGGGAACTCACACACTCTAGTTTATATGGAGTTTGTTGCACGTGTAACTTCTTATGTTCATTATTATGAAGAAATGAAAACCGTTCCCTATCATGAGATAAGAACCCATTATTTTCTGAAACGTTTTCACTACTAGTGGTAGAGAACCCATTTAGGAGGTAATTCGGGAACATCTACTTTTTAGGAATAATTATCCAACTTTTGAAATACGTTTTATTTTATGTGAGAGTTGAAACGACATTATCTTTCCTTTAGCACTTCATCAGAACCTTGAATATTCTTTTGACGAGGCTTGAGATAACTCTTCAAGATAACTTCCATCATCAGATAAACCAGTTGATCATACATCTTTGCTGACTTCACCTAATTAAGTTTGACATAAGGTATTTTCTTCCATATATAGACATATAACTAGATCTCCAAGCGCCACAATCTTGATCACCGCAACTTGATTACCAAGCATATTAATTTGATCATTGCACCAGATGATCTTTAGACACTTCAGCTACAACGCAACTTGATAATCTCAACAGATGACACTTTGATATTCAAGCACCATCACTTGATAAAGACTTCTCTTAAGAGCACTACCAACATTAAAACTTAACAAATCACTGCAGACATCATACATGTAAGCACATAAATCCAAAGTTTGGGGGGAAAATAATTAAATTTCAAGAACAACATTAAAGGATTTTAAGTATTTGCAAGCTCGAATATGATCTTATACcttatttattttttatctttttatGATCATTAGTTTAAGTGTGAGTAACTCGTAAACTATTAAATTGATgcgcgcgcacacacacatacacacacacacacacacacacacacacaacacacacaacacacaatacacaacacacaacacacacacacacaacacacacgcacgcacgcacacacgcacgcacgcgcacacacacacacacaaatataGATTAAGAAGCCTTTTAATTTCCCTAATATAGATTAAGAAGCCTTTTAATTGATTAGGCTCGAGTTTTGGTATTTTCTTCCCTAAAAGCTATGTAATAGTAGATTAGCATCGCAGGCTAATCGAGTAGGTAACAACTTTGGCCTAAAATTCTTTCATTTTTTGGCCAATTTTGTTACTATATAGGCAGGACCAGTGTTTACTTTAAAACAACACAAGAAATCTGAAATATTACTCTTCTCGCTTACTCAGTCTCTTCTGAGAAACTTTTTAAACACTTATAATCCTTTTACGTTGAGAGAGAAAAATACTTAAGTAAGAGTTATGCTTGTGTAATTGACATTTGAATCAAATTGAGTTATAATTTTAAATCAAGAGTATCATTTTCTTGTAACATTGATATTATTATAAAGATTGCAAATTGAATGTGGGTAAAAGCCCGGTGTAAAAAGGTTATGGGTTGATCTTGTGATAAAAACTTAATCTGTTAGTGGAACTCCCAAAGAGAAATCCTTAAGGACTAGAGTAGATCGTGTGGTTTACGATTGAACCAATGTAAATTTTGGTGTGCACTTTCCTTTGCCTTATCTCTTTATTTTCATGTTATTTACTTTTTTGCGCTTGAATCTCTCCTTTATCTCTTTTTAAAAATTGATCAAGTCAAATCAATTGTTTTTTGTTTTCTAAAAGTATTCAAAAACCTTTATTAGCATAATTCACCCCTCTTATATTTGAAGTATCTTGGTCAACAAGTGGATTAAAGCCTAATTCTTATTATAAGACTAATCATCATAGGAGGTAGGATGATTTCAAATGATTCATTAAAAACCCCTCATATTTTTATGGCGGGGAGTATGCTTATTGGAAAGAGAAAATACAAATCCTTATAGAGGAGATGGATTGTGATATATGGATTGCTGTTAAAAAAGGTCCATTTTCCCCACACAACAAGTTAATGATGTTATGGAAAACAAATTTAGAGATCTTTGAACCAAAGAACATAACGGAAAGGTGTAGTACAATTTGAAAGCTAAAACTATTACCACTAATGCTCTTGGTATTGATGAGTTTTTCGTGTTTCTCATTGTAATTAGGAAAAAGAAATATGGTACACCATTCAAGTTACCCATGAATGTATGACCGAGGTGGAAAAGGCTAGAAAGAACATATTGGCCCATGCATATGAATTCTTTAGGGTGAAACCTGAAGAAAATATCCCGGATATGAAAAAGTAGTGTATTCACATTATTAATCACTTAAGAACTTTATGTAAGAATTTCAAAATAAGGATTTAATTAACAAAGTCCTTAGACACCTAAACCACAGTTGGAAACTTAAAATCATTGCGATTTCTAAACCCGAAGACTTGTCTTCTATGAATTTGGCTACTTTTTTTTGGAAAATTACAAAAGTATGTGATTGAGCTAAAAAGGATTGTTGAAAATGAAGAAAGCGACAAGAAAAAGAAAAGCATTGCACTCATAGTTGAAGAAACCAAATAATCAGAAAACTCTGAAGTTATGAATCTCTTAGTCTACAAGTCCAAAAAGATCATAAGGCACAAGAAACAACCTCAAAATTTCCAACATAAAACTAAAGAAATATGTTCGTTATTGCGAACATGCTTCCACGCACTGTGGAAAGATAGACCACAAAAAGTCAAACTGCCTCAAAGCCACGAACGAGTTAAAAGATACAAAATACCTCAAAATAAAGAAAGAAGGCATACATAGCATGTGATGATAATGATATGGACTCCTCCGAGGAATATTAAAAAGAGGAAGAAGCCAACATATTTCTCATGGATAATTACGAAAAAAATGAGGTAAATGATCTAACTTCTAAATGTACTTATTTCGAGCTCTTCCTTATCTGTAAATAGCTAAATAGTGAGTCAAGcaaattaaaataaattgtttGTGTTTCTAAAGTAACTATATCTTCTCctgaaaataaaatttaaaatttcgTAGAGGAAATAGACTACCTTAGATAAAAATATACTTTTTTAATTCGTGTCACTCCTAAAACTATTGATAAATCTGTCAAGTGTGTGAAATACAgtgttttagaaaataaaatcaaagatTTGCATAACACACTTTATAAACTTACCAAAAAGAGACAACTTGAACCTCATTTTCGGCCATTAAAGAGGAACATATAACAAAGTTGGTTTAGGATACCACCCAACCTAAAATTAATGCTAAAACCTTTAAAATAATTCTTCAATGCTAGTAAGACTCATAAATTTAATATGTCAAAATGTAATTATAGTGGTAAAAATAATGTGTTTCTTGATACTTCTCGTTATTTATCatattaaatgtgtgatttaatataattttaaaTGTTAGAAGAACCTACTTGATCACACACATAAGAACAAATTGATGAGAGATTAAATAAATAAGTAAACTTTATTCAacttgcagcccacacaagtggttctataaataaaactTTTGTGATGAAGTATATAAGCTTGATCAAATTTGTTTAAGAAATACTAATTTTACGGAAACCAAAAacacctctctctctctctctctctctctctctctctctctctctctctctctctctctctctctctctctctctctctctctctctctctctctctctctctctctctctctctctctctctctctctctctctctctctctctctctctctctctctctctctctctctctctctctctctctctctctctctctctctctctctctatatatatatatatatatatatatatatatatatatatatatatatatatatatatatatagggcCGGCCCAATTATATCAAAGGCCCCGTTCTAATTACAAAAATGGGcccaatttttttaaaaacataattataataataaaaaaaatatatcaaaaatatatttatatataaattaaaaataaatttaattataattattttgagttttgatcaatcTTGATTTTTGTATTATTGAATTTTTATCATAATATTTTTTTCAATTATTGAGTGTTTTTAATAacattttaattatttttattaatatttatgaaaaaaaatcaaaattttcaaaaatttggaTCCTCTAATATTTGGGGCCTGTGCTGCAACACATGCACAGGGCCGACTCTCACAATACTAGCTGATttgaagaatatatatatatatatatatatatatatatatagatatatatatatatatatatatatatatatatatatatatattatatatatatatatatatatatatatatatatatatatatatatatatatatatatatatatatatatatatatatatatatatatatattatatatatatatatatatatatatcattcTTCAAATCAGCTAGCATTGTGAGAGAACATATTTTATTTGTATGGGATGAGTATAAAGTATATTGTTAGTAGAGTGCTTAGGATCACTCTCAGAACTCTACTTGAAAGGTTTATCACTACGAGAGATAATCATTCGATCGTTGATCATGATCATTCGTAAAGATTCATTAATGAAAAATCATTTGTTTATCCGCTGCATTTTTTCTTAATTTATCTTCAAAAACAACATAAGAGAAAATTTTGATTGTCTAACATTTGTTGTAtgttagaattttttttaatacaTTCAAGATAATCTATCATATCCAAAAATAATAAAGTTCTACAAAATTGAAGAGAATGTGTTTTGAACTTCGTTTAACTAATGTTTGATAGTGAAGCAATTACATGAAAAGAGAAGCCTAGAATCAACAAATTCGAGGAAGAAAGATAGAAGGATCATTTTTAAGTACAAGGACAAAGAGTGTATCTTGTACAACCATAAGAGCACTTGAAAGATTTTGGTCGGAAGAACCATCATTTTCCTAAAGAAGGTAAAAAAGGTAGTTGGATAAGAAAGAATTTATCTAGATAATACAATAAAAAAGGATAATTTGGATAAGAAAAAACTTGTGTAAAAATTACGATTAAAATAGGGTGCTTGGATGAAAATCTCGATAATAAAGACTAATTAGGCAAGGTGATCTCTAAATAAATAATAAAATCTTAATGAACATTGATCCCCATCAAACATTTTTCCATCACTGTGTAAATATGaataaagaaaacaaaatttCAACCTACCAATTATGTAGCCATACCTAATTTCCATATAAAAATGTTAGGTCACGAACATTACATCCCAAGTTCTAGAAATTAAGGTAAGTTATAGTTAGAAAGTTGCAAACAAGACAATTATATAAATATAGTAACTTTATTTCACTCTATATATAGATGTAGTTACACATTACACACATcgcataaataaataaataaataaataaaaaaaggaACCAACCACATTAAATTATTTCTCAACAACCTTAAAACCAAAGCATTTGATTCCTAATGTTTAATTTCTTCCATGTGATTAGCAGCATATTGATTAATGAGTGAAAGAGCATTACTAGTAAATTGAGCAATATTAGCCATTCTAGATCTAATAGAGGCTTTGATTATTCCATCAAGTGATTTTCCACCAAATCCATCTCCACAAGTGGTTTCATCAGTCAAAGCTGAGCTAACCCATGTCTCCACATTGCTTATATGCCAATTGAAATCTTGACCATTGATCTTGCAAAGTTTAAGCTCTTTTAATGAACGGCTAAGCCTATCAACACTATCACTGATTTCTTCAGCACAATCACGAAGAGCAGCATATTCTCTTTGTTTAAGATTTTTGAAGGTATTGCACATTGTAACAAAGCCTTTTGTGGTTTGAGTTTTGTTGAGGCTAAGTGATAAAGCTGTTTCGGCTAATTGGTGTGGATCTTGTTGGATTATTGTTGCATAGACAGAAAGAGATTCAAGACAAAGTGTTGGGTATGGTGTTGTGCTACATGAGGATTTGATGAAACTTGTTGGTGTTGGTGTTGATGTTGCCATTGAGAGTAGAGTTAGGAGAAGGAACAGAAGGGTAAACTTCGCCATGTTGGTTTTGAAGGTTGATATTTGGTAGAAAGAAAACATAATATTTTGTGGTTGGTTGTGATTTGTGAGAATCAGAGTATGGATATAGAAATTATATAGTGATATAGGTGGGACTTGGAGTTGTGACTTACAAGTAAAGAGTGAAGAATTTACTTTAGACCTTTTTTTTTTGATAAGCACTTGTATTAATACGCACAAGGGGTGCAACCCAATACAAAGGGACACAAGTTATAATCCAATGAAATTAGAAGGATTAACAAACCATAATTCTCTATTAATATCTATACTCCCTTTAAACAATATAGAAAACCAATCCCACCCAATTGATTTAATAATCAATAAAATCTCAAGACTTGACTAAGTTTCCTTTGTATATATAATTAAAGTTTCAAAATTTTCATTTTCCCCCTCATTTCTCTTTCAAGTTAAATGTGCACAATTTAACTTTGAGTAATCTAGTATCTTTTCATTTCTTTTATCATCATCGATTACATAATACTGATATGGTAGTATGTTAGATGTCTCACCGGAACATATTCGAGTGAGTGATTGGTTATGCACTTTATCGGATTACTTTTGTTTGTGTAAGCTGATAtgatatattttttaaaatttatttgtATTTATGTTTTATTAATATACTTTTACTTATGGCACGATGTGGAGGAC containing:
- the LOC127083003 gene encoding protein STRUBBELIG-RECEPTOR FAMILY 2-like; its protein translation is MIRYVNLVFLVFSATLISYGFAFTNPFDVTALQDLYRSLNNPQGLHGWNGGDPCEEYWTGVACSDSSVIHLKIQGLNLTGYLGSSLYNLQNLKIFDISSNSIMGEIPYELPPNATHINMACNYLSQNIPHSLSNMKKLRHLNLSHNFLYGPIGNVFTGLDNLKEILEKQEKDANLEKKINDLSPCGYF
- the LOC127086049 gene encoding 21 kDa protein, with the protein product MATMVSLLFLLITLVSIATSTPTNFIKSSCSTTQYPTLCVESLSVYASKIQQDPHQLVQTALSLSLNRTQTTKAFVRKCKYFKNLKPRVYAAIHDCVEVISDGVDRLGSSLNELKLCKINGQDFNWHISNVETWVSSALTDGSTCSDGFGGKALDGRIKTSIRSRMVDVAKVTSNALALINQYAANH
- the LOC127086050 gene encoding 21 kDa protein, which translates into the protein MFSFYQISTFKTNMAKFTLLFLLLTLLSMATSTPTPTSFIKSSCSTTPYPTLCLESLSVYATIIQQDPHQLAETALSLSLNKTQTTKGFVTMCNTFKNLKQREYAALRDCAEEISDSVDRLSRSLKELKLCKINGQDFNWHISNVETWVSSALTDETTCGDGFGGKSLDGIIKASIRSRMANIAQFTSNALSLINQYAANHMEEIKH